The proteins below come from a single Rosa rugosa chromosome 2, drRosRugo1.1, whole genome shotgun sequence genomic window:
- the LOC133732712 gene encoding uncharacterized protein LOC133732712 isoform X2: MGTVNRSGVRKTNDSARVIFYTSVGLLFGFFIGVSLQAAFLTKVRFSLPSFDVYFPDMRRTTNTNKSLEDEGSEGVPKIYVPTNPSGAETLPPGIVVSQTDLYMRRLWGEPSEDLKTKPKYLVTFTVGINQKKNIDAAVKKFSKDFTILLFHYDGRTSEWDEFEWSKRAIHVSAKRQAKWWYAKRFLHPDVVSAYDYIFIWDEDLGVEHFNAEKYIELVKKYGLEISQPGLEPNNGLTWEMTKRRGDREVHKDTEEKPGWCSDPHLPPCAAFVEIMAPVFSREAWRCVWHMIQNDLVHGWGLDFALRRCVEPAHEKIGVVDSQWIVHQVIPSLGSQGESEDGKSPWESVRSRCKNEWAEFQSRILGADKAYLAKRGRG, translated from the exons ATGGGCACTGTAAACCGCAG TGGAGTTAGAAAAACAAATGACAGTGCCAGGGTTATTTTCTATACAAGTGTTGGACTTCTCTTTGGATTTTTCATTGGTGTATCATTGCAGGCAGCTTTTCTAACAAAG GTTAGGTTTTCACTTCCATCTTTTGATGTATACTTTCCCGATATGCGTAGAACAACTAACACAAACAAAAGTCTTGAGGATGAAGGATCAGAGGGTGTTCCTAAG ATATATGTTCCAACAAATCCTTCTGGTGCTGAAACACTACCACCAGGAATTGTTGTTTCACAAACTGATTTGTATATGCGCAGATTATGGGGTGAACCCAGTGAG GATCTAAAAACAAAGCCAAAGTACTTGGTAACATTTACCGTTGGTATTAAtcagaagaaaaatattgatgcAGCAGTTAAAAAG TTCTCTAAGGATTTCACAATCTTGCTTTTTCACTATGATGGCCGGACTAGTGAATGGGATGAATTTGAGTGGTCAAAGAGAGCAATTCATGTTAGTGCGAAGAGACAAGCAAAGTG GTGGTATGCAAAAAGATTTCTGCATCCTGATGTTGTGTCAGCTTATGATTATATATTCATTTGGGATGAAGATTTGGGGGTAGAACACTTCAATGCAGAGAA GTATATTGAGTTGGTTAAGAAATATGGTTTGGAAATCTCTCAACCTGGTCTTGAGCCCAATAATGGTTTGACATGGGAGATGACAAAGAGGAGAGGTGACAGAGAAGTCCACAA GGATACAGAAGAAAAACCGGGCTGGTGTAGTGACCCACATCTTCCCCCTTGTGCAGc GTTTGTGGAAATAATGGCCCCTGTCTTTTCTCGGGAAGCTTGGCGTTGTGTCTGGCATATGATTCAG AATGATTTGGTGCATGGATGGGGATTGGATTTTGCTCTCCGAAGATGTGTAGAG CCTGCACATGAAAAGATTGGCGTAGTTGATTCACAGTGGATTGTTCATCAAGTGATTCCTTCCCTTGGGAGCCAG GGAGAGTCTGAGGATGGAAAATCGCCCTGGGAATCG GTGAGATCAAGGTGCAAAAATGAATGGGCTGAATTCCAGTCTCGCATACTCGGTGCAGACAAGGCATACCTTGCTAAGAGGGGAAGGGGATAG
- the LOC133732712 gene encoding uncharacterized protein LOC133732712 isoform X1: MGTVNRSGVRKTNDSARVIFYTSVGLLFGFFIGVSLQAAFLTKVRFSLPSFDVYFPDMRRTTNTNKSLEDEGSEGVPKIYVPTNPSGAETLPPGIVVSQTDLYMRRLWGEPSEDLKTKPKYLVTFTVGINQKKNIDAAVKKFSKDFTILLFHYDGRTSEWDEFEWSKRAIHVSAKRQAKWWYAKRFLHPDVVSAYDYIFIWDEDLGVEHFNAEKYIELVKKYGLEISQPGLEPNNGLTWEMTKRRGDREVHKDTEEKPGWCSDPHLPPCAAFVEIMAPVFSREAWRCVWHMIQNDLVHGWGLDFALRRCVEPAHEKIGVVDSQWIVHQVIPSLGSQGESEDGKSPWESVRDMVRSRCKNEWAEFQSRILGADKAYLAKRGRG; encoded by the exons ATGGGCACTGTAAACCGCAG TGGAGTTAGAAAAACAAATGACAGTGCCAGGGTTATTTTCTATACAAGTGTTGGACTTCTCTTTGGATTTTTCATTGGTGTATCATTGCAGGCAGCTTTTCTAACAAAG GTTAGGTTTTCACTTCCATCTTTTGATGTATACTTTCCCGATATGCGTAGAACAACTAACACAAACAAAAGTCTTGAGGATGAAGGATCAGAGGGTGTTCCTAAG ATATATGTTCCAACAAATCCTTCTGGTGCTGAAACACTACCACCAGGAATTGTTGTTTCACAAACTGATTTGTATATGCGCAGATTATGGGGTGAACCCAGTGAG GATCTAAAAACAAAGCCAAAGTACTTGGTAACATTTACCGTTGGTATTAAtcagaagaaaaatattgatgcAGCAGTTAAAAAG TTCTCTAAGGATTTCACAATCTTGCTTTTTCACTATGATGGCCGGACTAGTGAATGGGATGAATTTGAGTGGTCAAAGAGAGCAATTCATGTTAGTGCGAAGAGACAAGCAAAGTG GTGGTATGCAAAAAGATTTCTGCATCCTGATGTTGTGTCAGCTTATGATTATATATTCATTTGGGATGAAGATTTGGGGGTAGAACACTTCAATGCAGAGAA GTATATTGAGTTGGTTAAGAAATATGGTTTGGAAATCTCTCAACCTGGTCTTGAGCCCAATAATGGTTTGACATGGGAGATGACAAAGAGGAGAGGTGACAGAGAAGTCCACAA GGATACAGAAGAAAAACCGGGCTGGTGTAGTGACCCACATCTTCCCCCTTGTGCAGc GTTTGTGGAAATAATGGCCCCTGTCTTTTCTCGGGAAGCTTGGCGTTGTGTCTGGCATATGATTCAG AATGATTTGGTGCATGGATGGGGATTGGATTTTGCTCTCCGAAGATGTGTAGAG CCTGCACATGAAAAGATTGGCGTAGTTGATTCACAGTGGATTGTTCATCAAGTGATTCCTTCCCTTGGGAGCCAG GGAGAGTCTGAGGATGGAAAATCGCCCTGGGAATCGgtacgtgacatg GTGAGATCAAGGTGCAAAAATGAATGGGCTGAATTCCAGTCTCGCATACTCGGTGCAGACAAGGCATACCTTGCTAAGAGGGGAAGGGGATAG